From Xyrauchen texanus isolate HMW12.3.18 chromosome 9, RBS_HiC_50CHRs, whole genome shotgun sequence, the proteins below share one genomic window:
- the palm1b gene encoding paralemmin 1b isoform X1, producing MSEALSQQERLRAIAEKRKRETEIENKRRQLEDDRRQLQHLKSKALRERWLLDGAPSSGEDEAQKQLEADEAKTKQLEKTILRLEQEIDELENGVPLKKASEDDNENALDGPVKAVENGIQQPSPNADQTTKKQITGIEAQLQCTNPDSAIENASAEHPVTMVFMGYKNVEDEADSKKALGIEETVKAEFVVIEDGESKGGNEGAKGDQAPPNGSTSSPDKAHDEAKKEELKEEGNSKEKQPCKCCTVM from the exons ATGTCGGAAGCTTTGTCACAGCAAGAGAGACTCCGGGCTATTGCT GAGAAGAGAAAAAGGGAGACTGAGATTGAGAACAAAAGAAGACAACTGGAGGATGACCGCAGACAACTCCAGCATCTCAAG TCAAAGGCATTGAGAGAGCGGTGGCTGTTGGATGGAGCGCCATCCAGTGGGGAGGATGAGGCACAGAAACAACTTGAAGCAGATGAAGCCAAGACCAAACAACTGGAAAAGACCATTCTCAG ACTAGAACAGGAGATTGATGAGCTTGAGAATGGTGTACCTTTGAAAAAAGCCTCTGAAGATGACAATGAAAAT GCACTAGACGGTCCAGTTAAGG CAGTTGAGAATGGCATACAGCAGCCCAGCCCCAATGCAGATCAAACCACCAAGAAACAGATCACAGGCATTGAGGCCCAGCTCCAGTGCACCAATCCTGACTCAGCCATTGAAAATGCCAGTGCAGAGCATCCCGTCACTATGGTATTCATGGGCTATAAAAATGTTGAGGATGAGGCAGATTCCAAGAAGGCATTGGGCATAGAGGAAACAGTGAAAGCAGAATTTGTGGTCATTGAGGACGGTGAGAGCAAAGGAGGGAATGAGGGGGCCAAAGGGGACCAGGCCCCACCAAACGGCAGCACCTCCAGTCCCGACAAAGCTCATGATGAGGCCAAGAAAGAGGAACTGAAAGAAGAGGGCAATTCGAAAGAAAAGCAGCCATGCAAGTGCTGCACAGTCATGTGA
- the palm1b gene encoding paralemmin 1b isoform X2: MSEALSQQERLRAIAEKRKRETEIENKRRQLEDDRRQLQHLKSKALRERWLLDGAPSSGEDEAQKQLEADEAKTKQLEKTILRLEQEIDELENGVPLKKASEDDNENALDGPVKVENGIQQPSPNADQTTKKQITGIEAQLQCTNPDSAIENASAEHPVTMVFMGYKNVEDEADSKKALGIEETVKAEFVVIEDGESKGGNEGAKGDQAPPNGSTSSPDKAHDEAKKEELKEEGNSKEKQPCKCCTVM; encoded by the exons ATGTCGGAAGCTTTGTCACAGCAAGAGAGACTCCGGGCTATTGCT GAGAAGAGAAAAAGGGAGACTGAGATTGAGAACAAAAGAAGACAACTGGAGGATGACCGCAGACAACTCCAGCATCTCAAG TCAAAGGCATTGAGAGAGCGGTGGCTGTTGGATGGAGCGCCATCCAGTGGGGAGGATGAGGCACAGAAACAACTTGAAGCAGATGAAGCCAAGACCAAACAACTGGAAAAGACCATTCTCAG ACTAGAACAGGAGATTGATGAGCTTGAGAATGGTGTACCTTTGAAAAAAGCCTCTGAAGATGACAATGAAAAT GCACTAGACGGTCCAGTTAAGG TTGAGAATGGCATACAGCAGCCCAGCCCCAATGCAGATCAAACCACCAAGAAACAGATCACAGGCATTGAGGCCCAGCTCCAGTGCACCAATCCTGACTCAGCCATTGAAAATGCCAGTGCAGAGCATCCCGTCACTATGGTATTCATGGGCTATAAAAATGTTGAGGATGAGGCAGATTCCAAGAAGGCATTGGGCATAGAGGAAACAGTGAAAGCAGAATTTGTGGTCATTGAGGACGGTGAGAGCAAAGGAGGGAATGAGGGGGCCAAAGGGGACCAGGCCCCACCAAACGGCAGCACCTCCAGTCCCGACAAAGCTCATGATGAGGCCAAGAAAGAGGAACTGAAAGAAGAGGGCAATTCGAAAGAAAAGCAGCCATGCAAGTGCTGCACAGTCATGTGA